A single genomic interval of Flavihumibacter rivuli harbors:
- a CDS encoding DUF6624 domain-containing protein codes for MKRVLLWLFILFLTQTGFGQQGGIPDSVRNTLDTVYYYDQQYRSQLESYVSLYGWGSKELSQLLNNMEMADSVNIKVVSSVLDQYGWLGPNEVGENGSLALFLVIQHAKVDVQEKYLPLLQKAVRERKAKPSQMAMLEDRVLLYHGKRQVYGTQVALNMKTNQYYVLPMMDPKYLDLRRRAVGLPPMAEYLATWKLEWNVEKYMEELPGILLLHPEIKE; via the coding sequence ATGAAAAGGGTATTGCTATGGCTTTTTATCTTATTCCTGACGCAGACCGGTTTTGGCCAGCAGGGAGGAATTCCTGATAGTGTCAGGAATACGCTGGATACGGTTTACTATTATGACCAGCAATATCGTTCCCAACTGGAGTCATATGTATCCCTCTATGGATGGGGATCAAAGGAGTTGAGCCAACTGCTGAATAATATGGAGATGGCCGACTCTGTCAATATAAAGGTGGTGTCTTCGGTGCTTGACCAATATGGATGGCTGGGCCCCAATGAGGTCGGTGAGAATGGAAGCCTTGCCCTTTTCCTGGTGATCCAGCATGCAAAGGTGGACGTACAGGAGAAGTATTTGCCCTTATTGCAAAAGGCTGTAAGGGAAAGAAAAGCAAAGCCTTCCCAGATGGCCATGCTGGAAGACAGGGTGCTGTTGTACCATGGGAAAAGGCAGGTATATGGCACACAGGTGGCATTGAATATGAAGACCAATCAGTATTATGTTTTGCCGATGATGGATCCCAAATACCTCGACCTTAGGCGAAGGGCGGTTGGACTTCCCCCGATGGCTGAATACCTCGCCACCTGGAAACTGGAATGGAATGTAGAGAAGTATATGGAAGAGCTGCCAGGGATATTGTTGTTACACCCGGAGATCAAGGAATGA
- a CDS encoding pentapeptide repeat-containing protein encodes MSSNYFEDEKFEGLVLPGKSLVKGEYEGCSFVDCQFAGIDFGYFRFTDCEFRDCDLSMAKLNNTAFNDVVFKGCKMQGISFENVNEFVFVVAFDHCLLNYSSFFKRILRKTRFSHCLLHEVDFTEADLQGSVFEQCDLKGAKFEQTILEKVDFRTSIGYSLDPDRNKIKKAIFSLSGLPGLLDKYGIEVKP; translated from the coding sequence ATGAGTAGTAATTATTTTGAAGATGAAAAGTTTGAAGGGCTGGTGCTACCGGGGAAATCCCTTGTCAAGGGAGAATATGAGGGCTGTTCTTTTGTTGATTGCCAGTTTGCGGGCATCGACTTCGGGTATTTCCGTTTCACTGACTGTGAATTCAGGGACTGCGACCTCAGTATGGCCAAGCTCAATAATACGGCCTTTAATGATGTGGTATTTAAGGGTTGTAAAATGCAAGGGATAAGTTTTGAGAATGTTAACGAGTTTGTTTTCGTGGTGGCCTTTGACCATTGCCTGTTGAACTATTCCTCCTTTTTCAAAAGGATACTCAGGAAAACAAGGTTTTCACATTGCCTCCTGCATGAAGTTGATTTCACCGAGGCCGATCTCCAGGGCTCCGTATTTGAACAATGCGACCTTAAAGGAGCAAAGTTCGAACAGACCATCCTTGAAAAAGTGGATTTCCGGACCTCAATTGGTTACAGCCTTGACCCGGACAGGAACAAAATTAAAAAGGCGATCTTCTCCCTTTCAGGACTGCCGGGGCTATTGGATAAGTATGGTATCGAGGTAAAACCCTGA
- a CDS encoding SDR family NAD(P)-dependent oxidoreductase has product MAKTILITGATAGFGRATAEKFASNGWDLIITGRRKDRLDELQQSLVNRYGVRCLALHFDVRNKESVFETFHHLPEDWQKIDILVNNAGLALGRDYFDEADLDDWETMIDTNLKGLLYVSKAILPYFIKRGKGHIINIGSTAGKEVYEKGNVYCASKHAVDAISKAMRIDLLRHKVKVTAIHPGAAETEFSLVRFKGDNDKASQVYAGYEALTAEDIADTVWYTGNLPEHVCINDLVITCTAQANSFHTYKG; this is encoded by the coding sequence ATGGCTAAGACTATCTTGATCACCGGAGCAACAGCCGGTTTTGGCAGGGCAACTGCAGAAAAATTCGCATCCAATGGTTGGGACCTGATCATTACAGGCAGGAGAAAGGACAGGCTGGACGAGCTTCAACAATCACTGGTCAACAGGTATGGGGTACGCTGCCTGGCCCTTCATTTCGATGTAAGGAATAAGGAATCAGTATTCGAAACTTTCCATCACCTGCCCGAAGACTGGCAAAAGATCGACATCCTTGTAAATAATGCAGGACTGGCACTGGGAAGGGATTATTTTGACGAAGCAGACCTCGATGATTGGGAAACCATGATCGATACCAACCTCAAAGGCTTATTGTATGTAAGCAAGGCGATCCTGCCCTATTTCATCAAGAGGGGAAAGGGACATATCATCAATATCGGCTCAACGGCAGGAAAGGAAGTGTATGAAAAAGGGAATGTGTATTGTGCCTCCAAACATGCGGTTGATGCCATATCTAAGGCCATGAGGATTGATCTTTTGCGCCACAAGGTGAAAGTAACCGCCATCCATCCTGGGGCAGCGGAAACAGAATTCTCCCTTGTCCGTTTTAAGGGTGACAATGATAAGGCCAGCCAGGTCTATGCCGGTTACGAAGCACTTACCGCGGAAGATATTGCCGACACAGTTTGGTACACCGGTAACCTTCCGGAACATGTTTGCATCAATGACCTGGTGATCACCTGTACAGCGCAAGCCAACTCTTTCCATACCTATAAAGGGTAA
- the ruvA gene encoding Holliday junction branch migration protein RuvA, which produces MIAYLKGLFTYKTPTLVHVEAQGVGYEVYISLNTYGAIQDKDQGVLHTWLHIREDAHVLYGFADKAEKEMFLQLISVNGVGAATARMMLSSMRPDEVSRAISQGNSKQLEAVKGIGKKTAERIVLELRDKVIKQSLDANISLNTGNTAEQDSLNALLALGIARPAAEQALRKAMAAHPGSDKVEDIIKSALKNL; this is translated from the coding sequence ATGATCGCTTATCTCAAAGGACTATTCACCTACAAAACCCCTACGCTGGTACATGTTGAGGCTCAGGGGGTTGGGTATGAGGTGTACATTTCACTGAATACTTATGGGGCGATCCAGGATAAGGATCAGGGGGTATTGCATACCTGGTTACATATCAGGGAAGATGCCCATGTGTTGTATGGGTTTGCGGATAAGGCGGAAAAGGAAATGTTTTTGCAACTCATCAGTGTGAATGGAGTGGGAGCTGCTACGGCCAGGATGATGTTGTCATCCATGCGGCCGGACGAAGTTTCCAGGGCCATTAGCCAGGGGAATTCCAAACAATTGGAAGCAGTGAAGGGAATTGGCAAGAAAACTGCAGAAAGGATCGTATTGGAGTTGCGGGATAAGGTGATCAAGCAATCGCTGGATGCAAATATTTCCTTAAATACAGGCAATACTGCCGAACAGGATTCGTTAAATGCTCTGTTGGCATTGGGTATTGCCCGACCTGCTGCCGAGCAGGCACTCCGAAAGGCTATGGCAGCCCACCCGGGTTCTGATAAAGTAGAAGACATCATTAAATCAGCACTTAAAAACCTCTAA
- the sprA gene encoding cell surface protein SprA, with product MKIFRLALLMMLAIGTGLPGSMAGVWQDTTRSQGKDTLRFPISDRRADPVTNRNRNPFDLKDPSNLKRTVEYDPVTREYFIIEKIGDKYYRTPTYMTFEEYLRFKAKEQEEAYFRNRADVTSNLNRKNLRPKLTVSDNLFNRIFGNGKVDIRPQGNVDIIMGYQGQNIKNPTLPERARKNGGFDFDMNANLSVIGNVGNKLKLPISYNTLANFDFENQIKLDYTGGADEIIKRVEAGNVNFSTKGSLMPGAQSLFGVKTTLQFGKLFVTAVLANQRAQRQSLGLVGGAANSQFEFKANDYEENRHFLMAQFFRKNYNQAMSSLPAVRSLANILRVEVWVTNRNGTTTETRDIVALADLGERVPYNYPQTPGADSLPSNNANGLYQTLLNDPRSRGSSTVTSKLTSMGLQPVQDFEKTFARKLGPNEYYFNPQVGFLSLNQPLQPDEVLGIAFQYSYNGKVYQVGEFSQDVPPDTTAIIAGNPKVLFLKLLKATSQRTALPIWNLMMKNVYALRTRDGGFISSVQPTDFKLNILYEEPSLGAKRYLPEGNKSGFPLISVLNLDRLNNNRDPQPDGVFDYIEGFTVISNQARIIFPLLEPFGRDIDSIAFQGVAQDIKDKYVFLPLYDTIKEIAKTYANLDRYIISGSAKGTATSEISLGAFNVPQGSVTVSAGGRSLVEGIDFLVDYNLGTVRIINQAILNAGIPVNVQYENNANFGIQQRNYMGLRWDYQIRNTARESFTIGGQVVRLGERPFFTKMNYNEDPIRNTMYGVDLSYRSEFPKLTRWLDKLPFYTTNEMSTITAYGEAALLKPGHPPQIGKGESGLIYVDDFEGTRNSIDLRFPLVSWSLASTPQGNGLFPEGGLNDSLPYGYNRAKIAWYNIEPNLQDKRAPNNPVSGYQDYSDPRIKAILQQQIFPAKTPDYGTAQLITFDLAYYPAERGPYNFDTRPGSVNANGKLNNPSQRWGGIMRGLDQVDFETGNVEFIEFWLQDPFLVQPNSNGGQLYFNLGNISEDVLRDGRRFFENGLPTPTIQAGVDSSTNWGRVPLNPIQVTTAFSNDPNDRPFQDVGFDGLDDEAERRKFGAYLNQLAASFGTNSPIYQAALNDPAGDNFRNYRDQAYDNARADILARYKAINNPHGNSPIADPNATTTTAFTLYPDQEDLNRDNTLNELEEYFQYKVDLRPQDLVVGNNYITDQREFTADGVYQKWYLFRIPIQEYQQKVGNIPDFKSIRFIRMFMTGFEDSIICRFAKFELVRNQWRRFSFEVDTTGTYKPLPENTTTTFNVLAVNVEENSNRQPINYLIPPGIQRVQQLSNNNVNILQNEQSLSMQICDLRKGEARGVFKTMNLDLRQYGKLQMFVHAENVQGRPQLQQGDLSAVIRIGNDFVGNYYEIRIPLSITPFGQYPPTEDFKVWPLENELNLELQRLIDLKIRRNNNGQPNLYYKETDADGRSYAIFGNPNLGEVRGMFIGVVNNNQQSACTEAWFNELRLSQLDENGGWAATGRVDFKLADLGTLSLSGAARSIGFGNLEQRVNERAREDFTQFDVATNLELGKLLPAKAGVSIPVYAGYSQTVLTPEYDPYDLDVKLKDKLNATGGATRDSIRKESVDMATTKTINFTNVRKVNTTGKKQKVYSIENFDVSYSYTKTERFSPLVEAEELIRHRAGLGYNFTGTPKYWEPFKKSVKSKSKWLDLVKDFNLNYAPSLLSFRADVNRQFGAIRPRNVGGPKGIIPETYDKYFTFDRYYNMRWDLTRSLNIDFTAVNRARVDEDSGRLTKDGRREMWNRFWRGGRTTTYEHSANITYTLPTAKVPALDWTTARLGYIGRYNYIAASLDPFARSLGNFIGNGQEKNATAEFDFTRLYSKSRFLRALDWDAAPAQPRQKEKKAAADTTAKKGKQDKKEKKEKVKKDPNELPELNTFVKVVGRILTSVKRVSVQYSEIGNTSLAGYLDSAKFLGMNPTSNAPGWGFVFGKQPDTAYINNFAERGFITKDPLLNNLNRQDFNQRLNISAQLIPLRDLVIDINLDKSFGKNYSELYKDTIGNGSFARLSPYVAGSFNVTYVSFQTLFTKFRPNEITETFKRFESNRIILSQRLAESNPYWQALPDNEKFLSDGFYTGYSRYAQDVLIPSFIAAYTNKDPRSVPVIEQENGNIKSNPFRNILPKPNWRVTYTGLTRIPGMEKTFTSFTLTHAYTSNLSMNSFNNNLLFQDPLSLNMPGFIDTATGNFYPYFLVPNISISEAFAPFIDIDMQFTNQLTARFEYKKSRQLSLSLIDFQLSEARSEEFTIGVGWRKRGVNLPFKVKLPGMKESSKQLSNDMNLRLDLSLRDDATANSRLDQEAALPTAGQKVVTISPSIDYVLNNRINVRLFFDQRRTIPKISTSAPVTTTRAGLQIRVSLAQ from the coding sequence ATGAAAATATTCAGGTTAGCATTATTGATGATGCTGGCAATTGGCACGGGTTTGCCCGGATCAATGGCCGGTGTATGGCAGGATACGACCCGCTCCCAGGGAAAGGATACCCTCAGGTTCCCGATTTCTGACCGGAGGGCTGATCCTGTTACTAACCGCAACCGCAACCCCTTCGACCTGAAGGATCCCTCCAATCTGAAGCGGACTGTTGAATATGACCCCGTTACCAGGGAGTACTTCATTATTGAAAAGATCGGGGATAAATATTACCGCACTCCCACCTATATGACCTTCGAGGAATACCTCAGGTTCAAGGCCAAAGAACAGGAAGAAGCTTATTTCCGCAATAGGGCAGATGTTACCAGTAACCTTAACCGCAAGAACCTCCGGCCAAAGCTTACCGTATCCGATAACCTTTTCAACCGGATCTTTGGGAACGGGAAGGTGGATATCAGGCCGCAGGGCAATGTGGACATCATCATGGGTTACCAGGGGCAGAATATCAAGAACCCCACCCTTCCCGAAAGGGCAAGGAAGAACGGGGGCTTCGATTTTGATATGAACGCCAACCTGAGCGTGATCGGTAATGTGGGAAATAAGTTGAAGCTGCCGATCAGTTACAATACCCTGGCGAATTTTGATTTTGAGAACCAGATCAAACTGGATTATACTGGTGGGGCTGATGAGATCATCAAGCGGGTGGAGGCCGGTAATGTCAACTTTTCTACCAAAGGCTCGCTGATGCCGGGTGCCCAATCCTTATTCGGGGTGAAGACCACCCTGCAGTTCGGGAAATTATTTGTGACCGCCGTACTGGCGAACCAAAGGGCGCAGCGCCAATCCCTTGGATTGGTTGGTGGTGCTGCCAACTCCCAGTTTGAGTTCAAGGCCAATGATTACGAAGAGAACCGCCACTTCCTGATGGCCCAGTTTTTCAGGAAGAATTATAACCAGGCAATGAGCAGTTTACCTGCCGTTCGTTCACTGGCCAATATCCTTCGGGTGGAAGTTTGGGTGACCAATCGCAATGGTACAACCACCGAAACCCGTGATATCGTGGCCCTGGCCGACCTTGGGGAAAGGGTTCCCTATAACTATCCCCAGACCCCGGGTGCAGATAGCCTTCCGTCGAACAACGCAAATGGCCTCTACCAAACCCTGCTCAATGACCCTCGTAGCCGAGGGTCATCGACCGTTACCAGCAAACTCACTTCCATGGGCCTGCAACCGGTGCAGGATTTTGAAAAGACCTTCGCCAGGAAACTGGGCCCCAATGAATATTATTTTAATCCACAGGTAGGATTCCTTTCCCTGAACCAACCACTGCAGCCCGATGAGGTGTTGGGTATTGCCTTTCAGTATAGCTATAATGGAAAGGTGTACCAGGTGGGTGAATTTTCACAGGATGTGCCACCGGATACCACCGCCATAATTGCGGGAAACCCAAAAGTTCTTTTCCTGAAATTATTAAAGGCTACCTCCCAGAGAACGGCGCTGCCCATCTGGAACCTGATGATGAAGAACGTTTATGCCCTCCGGACCAGGGACGGCGGATTCATTTCCAGTGTGCAGCCAACTGACTTCAAACTGAATATCCTTTATGAAGAGCCTAGTCTTGGTGCCAAGCGTTACCTGCCTGAAGGAAACAAGAGTGGTTTCCCACTGATCTCGGTGCTCAACCTGGACCGATTGAACAATAACCGGGACCCGCAACCGGATGGTGTATTTGACTATATAGAAGGCTTCACGGTAATATCCAACCAGGCCAGGATCATCTTCCCCTTGCTGGAACCTTTCGGGCGAGATATAGATAGTATCGCATTCCAGGGCGTGGCTCAGGATATCAAGGATAAGTATGTTTTCCTGCCATTGTATGATACCATCAAGGAAATAGCCAAGACCTACGCTAACCTGGACCGTTATATCATCAGCGGTTCGGCAAAGGGAACCGCTACCTCGGAAATATCGCTGGGGGCATTTAACGTGCCACAGGGATCCGTTACAGTATCGGCAGGTGGCCGCAGTCTGGTGGAAGGGATCGACTTTTTGGTGGACTATAACCTGGGAACCGTCCGGATCATCAACCAGGCCATCCTGAATGCCGGTATCCCGGTGAATGTGCAGTATGAGAACAATGCGAATTTCGGGATCCAGCAACGCAACTATATGGGCTTGCGATGGGATTACCAGATACGGAATACCGCAAGGGAATCCTTTACGATCGGTGGACAAGTGGTCCGACTGGGCGAACGCCCCTTCTTTACCAAGATGAATTATAATGAGGATCCCATTCGCAATACGATGTATGGCGTGGACCTTAGCTACCGTTCAGAATTCCCCAAGCTGACACGATGGTTGGATAAGCTACCTTTCTATACCACAAATGAGATGAGTACCATTACCGCCTATGGTGAGGCCGCGCTCCTGAAGCCCGGCCACCCACCGCAGATCGGAAAGGGGGAAAGTGGCCTTATATATGTGGATGATTTTGAAGGCACCCGTAACAGTATCGACCTCCGGTTCCCGCTGGTAAGCTGGAGCCTGGCTTCTACCCCGCAGGGTAATGGACTTTTCCCTGAAGGCGGACTGAATGATTCATTACCATACGGCTACAACAGGGCCAAGATCGCCTGGTATAATATTGAACCAAACCTGCAGGACAAGAGGGCGCCGAATAACCCGGTTTCAGGTTACCAGGACTATAGTGATCCCAGGATCAAAGCCATCCTGCAACAACAGATATTCCCGGCCAAAACGCCGGATTATGGTACAGCCCAGTTGATCACTTTTGACCTGGCCTATTACCCTGCCGAAAGGGGACCTTACAATTTCGATACCAGGCCCGGTAGTGTGAATGCCAATGGTAAACTCAATAACCCATCCCAGCGATGGGGGGGCATTATGCGCGGACTGGACCAGGTTGATTTTGAGACAGGCAATGTTGAGTTCATTGAATTCTGGTTGCAGGACCCTTTCCTGGTTCAACCCAATAGCAACGGTGGCCAGCTTTATTTTAACCTGGGTAATATTTCTGAAGATGTCTTGCGTGATGGCCGGAGATTCTTCGAGAACGGGTTGCCCACCCCAACCATCCAGGCAGGGGTAGATTCTTCCACCAACTGGGGAAGGGTACCGCTTAACCCCATTCAGGTTACCACGGCGTTCAGTAATGATCCCAATGACCGCCCATTCCAGGATGTAGGATTTGATGGACTGGATGATGAAGCAGAGCGCAGGAAATTCGGGGCCTACCTCAACCAGCTGGCGGCAAGTTTTGGAACCAACTCACCCATTTACCAGGCGGCATTAAATGACCCTGCCGGGGATAATTTCAGGAATTACCGCGACCAGGCCTATGATAACGCAAGGGCGGATATCCTTGCCCGTTATAAGGCGATCAATAACCCGCATGGCAATTCGCCTATTGCTGATCCCAATGCCACTACCACAACAGCTTTTACTTTATATCCCGACCAGGAAGACCTTAACAGGGACAATACACTGAATGAGTTGGAAGAATATTTCCAGTATAAGGTGGACCTGCGCCCACAGGACCTGGTGGTAGGTAATAATTATATCACAGACCAAAGGGAGTTTACTGCAGACGGGGTTTACCAGAAATGGTACCTGTTCCGTATTCCCATCCAGGAATACCAGCAAAAAGTGGGCAATATCCCAGACTTCAAATCCATTCGTTTCATCAGGATGTTCATGACCGGTTTTGAGGATTCGATCATCTGCCGCTTCGCGAAGTTTGAACTGGTGCGTAACCAGTGGCGTCGTTTTTCATTTGAGGTAGATACAACGGGAACCTACAAGCCGCTGCCAGAGAATACCACCACTACCTTTAATGTGCTTGCGGTGAACGTTGAAGAGAACAGCAACCGCCAGCCGATCAACTACCTGATCCCACCCGGTATCCAGCGGGTACAGCAGCTGAGCAATAACAACGTGAACATCCTGCAGAATGAACAGTCATTGAGTATGCAGATCTGCGACCTTAGGAAAGGGGAGGCGCGCGGGGTGTTCAAGACCATGAACCTGGACCTTCGCCAGTACGGAAAACTGCAGATGTTTGTGCATGCAGAGAATGTTCAGGGAAGGCCGCAATTGCAACAGGGGGACCTGTCCGCTGTCATCAGGATAGGAAATGATTTCGTCGGTAACTATTATGAAATCAGGATACCCCTAAGCATCACCCCATTTGGGCAATACCCGCCCACTGAGGATTTCAAGGTCTGGCCCCTGGAAAATGAATTGAATCTTGAGCTGCAACGTTTGATCGACCTGAAGATCAGGCGTAACAATAATGGACAACCGAATTTATACTATAAGGAAACCGATGCGGATGGCAGGAGTTATGCCATCTTTGGTAACCCCAACCTGGGAGAGGTGAGGGGTATGTTCATCGGGGTGGTCAACAATAACCAGCAGTCTGCCTGCACAGAAGCTTGGTTCAACGAACTGAGGTTGTCGCAATTGGATGAGAACGGTGGCTGGGCGGCAACAGGAAGGGTGGATTTTAAACTGGCAGACCTGGGTACCCTGAGTTTGAGTGGCGCCGCCCGCAGTATTGGTTTTGGTAACCTGGAGCAAAGGGTAAATGAAAGGGCGAGGGAGGATTTCACCCAGTTTGATGTGGCTACCAACCTGGAACTGGGTAAGCTGTTGCCTGCCAAGGCAGGGGTTTCTATTCCGGTCTACGCAGGCTATTCCCAAACTGTACTGACACCTGAATATGACCCTTATGACCTTGATGTAAAGCTGAAGGATAAGCTTAATGCGACTGGTGGGGCCACCCGTGATTCCATCCGTAAGGAGTCTGTGGACATGGCCACGACCAAAACAATAAACTTCACCAATGTGCGCAAGGTGAACACAACAGGTAAGAAGCAGAAGGTCTACAGTATTGAAAACTTCGATGTCAGTTATTCTTATACCAAGACGGAGCGATTCAGCCCGCTGGTAGAAGCGGAAGAACTTATCAGGCACAGGGCAGGGCTTGGGTACAATTTCACAGGCACTCCTAAGTACTGGGAACCTTTCAAGAAATCTGTAAAGTCCAAATCGAAATGGTTGGACCTGGTGAAGGATTTCAACCTTAACTATGCACCATCCTTACTGAGCTTCAGGGCTGATGTCAACCGCCAGTTTGGAGCCATCCGACCGAGGAATGTCGGTGGGCCCAAGGGCATCATCCCGGAAACCTACGACAAGTACTTCACCTTTGACCGCTATTACAATATGCGTTGGGACCTGACCCGTTCCCTGAATATTGATTTCACTGCGGTGAACAGGGCAAGGGTGGATGAGGATTCAGGCAGGTTAACCAAGGACGGAAGGAGGGAGATGTGGAATCGATTCTGGCGCGGGGGTAGGACCACAACTTATGAGCATAGTGCCAACATCACCTATACCTTGCCAACGGCCAAAGTTCCGGCGCTAGACTGGACCACTGCCAGGTTGGGTTATATCGGCAGGTATAATTATATCGCTGCATCATTGGATCCATTTGCCAGGAGCCTTGGTAATTTCATTGGCAACGGCCAGGAAAAGAATGCCACCGCTGAGTTTGACTTTACCCGTTTATATAGTAAGTCGAGATTCCTTCGTGCGCTCGATTGGGATGCAGCACCAGCTCAACCAAGGCAGAAGGAGAAGAAGGCAGCTGCCGATACCACTGCAAAGAAGGGTAAACAGGATAAGAAGGAAAAGAAGGAAAAAGTGAAGAAGGACCCCAACGAATTACCTGAGCTCAATACTTTCGTAAAAGTGGTGGGAAGGATCCTTACCTCAGTAAAGAGGGTAAGTGTCCAGTATTCTGAAATTGGCAATACCTCGCTGGCCGGTTACCTGGATAGTGCAAAGTTCCTCGGCATGAATCCTACTTCCAATGCCCCGGGTTGGGGATTTGTATTCGGTAAGCAGCCGGATACAGCCTATATCAACAATTTTGCGGAGAGGGGTTTCATTACCAAGGATCCCTTGCTGAACAACCTGAACCGTCAGGACTTCAACCAGAGGCTCAATATTTCGGCCCAGTTGATTCCCCTGCGCGACCTTGTCATTGACATTAACCTCGACAAGTCATTTGGAAAGAATTATTCTGAACTGTATAAGGACACGATTGGTAATGGAAGCTTTGCCAGGTTAAGTCCTTATGTGGCAGGTAGTTTCAATGTGACCTATGTTTCCTTCCAGACCCTGTTTACGAAGTTCAGACCTAATGAGATAACGGAGACCTTTAAACGTTTTGAGTCAAACAGGATCATCCTTTCACAGCGACTGGCAGAGAGCAACCCTTACTGGCAGGCACTGCCTGATAATGAGAAATTCCTGTCGGATGGTTTTTACACCGGTTATAGCCGTTATGCACAGGATGTGTTGATCCCCTCCTTTATTGCGGCCTATACCAATAAGGATCCCAGGTCTGTGCCGGTGATCGAGCAGGAGAATGGCAATATCAAGAGTAACCCATTCAGGAATATCCTACCCAAACCCAACTGGCGGGTAACCTATACTGGATTGACCAGGATACCGGGCATGGAGAAGACCTTTACAAGTTTCACCCTGACCCATGCCTATACGAGCAACTTGAGCATGAATAGCTTTAATAACAACTTGTTGTTCCAGGATCCATTGAGTTTGAATATGCCGGGATTCATTGATACGGCAACTGGTAACTTCTATCCTTATTTCCTGGTTCCCAATATCAGTATATCCGAAGCATTTGCGCCATTCATTGATATCGATATGCAGTTTACCAACCAGCTTACGGCCAGGTTTGAATACAAAAAGAGCCGACAGCTGAGTTTGAGCCTGATCGATTTCCAGTTGAGTGAAGCGAGGTCTGAAGAGTTTACCATTGGAGTAGGTTGGCGGAAGCGTGGGGTAAACCTTCCCTTCAAAGTGAAACTGCCTGGCATGAAGGAATCCAGTAAGCAATTGTCCAATGACATGAACCTCCGACTCGATCTTAGCTTAAGGGATGATGCAACAGCCAATAGTCGCCTGGACCAGGAAGCAGCATTGCCAACAGCCGGGCAAAAGGTAGTGACCATATCTCCCTCCATTGATTATGTCCTGAACAACCGGATCAATGTCCGCCTGTTCTTTGACCAACGCAGGACCATACCAAAGATATCTACCTCTGCGCCGGTAACCACTACCAGGGCCGGGTTGCAGATCAGGGTAAGCCTGGCGCAGTAA